A single region of the Malaclemys terrapin pileata isolate rMalTer1 chromosome 2, rMalTer1.hap1, whole genome shotgun sequence genome encodes:
- the HR gene encoding lysine-specific demethylase hairless isoform X4: MAKCAWCLCLGLGTVGAAGKAVREGLGTVHLGGLSASHDGEQTMENDAKNGEAVPRWRRPQGGAQETQVLETVVGAIRRSGSVAPGIPSKSCRDGVDLSCVPGPDSALRPGEKASLWKRAERAKEFSPCLRWGRETLGGPETALDSLYHPAIEADFSKHMDARHQFPRRMQLKETPEFQLHSEPKNGEVNISWAEQNKDRPGPMWTEAMLASQLALYSHAYHNYPLPLSGLENQSPAATGKPYQLSEQDSLHSASPSGDSAGDPPSFHHLNTHCPFLVEAKLAERNPFLVSSIVSASTPAESAYGNSLASLALAGQPQDCPSALGEAQYTDPDWHRAPYPRTWSQPAYLAPHPRTKTPSAFETCSSSGSKEFYQKKDPGFPHTGKDPAPVPDRAQPQLLSQYKVGKVKRDAESEMEVTYVEPPWKGAEQRGCMALAPPRDQTLPNNHGQMGQPLFYLKHKVAESLWSSQPLVLDYPLSKAPARPSESKDESLMYQSLKPGSPAVLQESSGSPLMDRAQPPALSKVELPSGMDVLPAHALPCKCSPWDCPPRCCKRCQGAGCEAVNSFGTRNEMPGPYREIDGALGGHGIQRGKDSSLLPCPPSNHHTKLKKTWLTRHSEQFRCTASCLGDKGAPGQIKEGLPLRLKALKREGQESAEEADQSGKRTAKRPHSHVSGEDLWSPCVGRGSYSAKRSSKVAENKALNPTRKDCEAPEQRKVLPAMGRKADAGDGGLLSCNGEDAGEQKEMRYLQSVPCMALPDCIERCCACSSKDGTGAVPREQEEEPMETFCRLLHFRRLVFCDSGELSVDGFSTLDEAEGESLCLRISSRERRAQDISTSLSLAKYLLSVLGDQFCEAIRRDREAWLWAQGENERVTAWRRGKGALQACDACQHGLFNAHWNCSSCGFQLCSECYRTKRERASPAQTEESVQSAKCVQGQGHDVLSLIPAQFIPTHVLAELWKLMHEVQVKFDIESRCPCRLSILSKSLTDNTGGGQKEEMGNMTPLLQPASNEETDGSRVIKEENPDSVHPPSEQGPKGAVQTSTLCELLTSTAVRLCLGQNGIRMAFAPVSPALPSDNRITNILDSIIAQVVERKIQEKHSECEQRSPSPPEPQVSHCILAPGGLLWLHDPNHSCNYKLFQEHWRQGQPVLVSGLQKTLKRNLWEPESFCHEQRGQEVQAVNLRSQPGWTRVSNKDFWDGFASSAKCLETENSEGNLLKLESGFGDMPMCRAENLYASLPLLEYCGHDGKMNLASYLPGVAPEDRTIGTKNLTVEATDSISVLVYVGAYPLDGHGAQKEILRRVEEDGVDDVLKERLWNTRNWAGALWHIFRAEDADCIEGFLQKVCKAQGQDGAAQLDLNGHRSCYLDASLRRRLREECGVSGWTLLQFLGDAVLVPTGAPHQVQSLSSTISVTQRFLSPENAARSARLAAQTTDPAGTAQRLRAQMDSMVYGAVREAVGTLQGYT; this comes from the exons GGTACGGTGCACCTGGGAGGACTGTCAGCATCACATGACGGGGAACAAACCATGGAAAATGACGCCAAGAACGGGGAGGCTGTGCCGAGATGGAGGAGACCTCAGGGAGGAGCCCAAGAAACCCAGGTGCTAGAGACCGTGGTCGGGGCCATACGCAGGAGCGGAAGTGTGGCGCCGGGGATCCCTTCCAAGAGCTGTCGGGACGGGGTGGACCTGAGCTGCGTGCCTGGGCCCGACTCAGCGTTGCGCCCCGGGGAGAAGGCCTCTTTGTGGAAGCGCGCCGAGAGGGCGAAGGAGTTTTCTCCGTGTCTGAGATGGGGCCGAGAGACCCTCGGGGGGCCGGAGACAGCACTGGACTCTCTGTACCATCCTGCCATTGAAGCAGatttctccaagcacatggatgCCAGGCACCAGTTCCCCAGGAGGATGCAACTGAAGGAGACACCCGAGTTCCAGCTCCACTCCGAGCCCAAGAACGGGGAGGTAAATATCAGCTGGGCGGAGCAGAATAAAGACAGGCCTGGCCCTATGTGGACAGAGGCTATGCTGGCCAGCCAGCTGGCCCTGTACAGCCACGCTTACCACAACTACCCCCTGCCGTTATCTGGGCTGGAAAACCAAAGCCCGGCTGCCACTGGCAAACCTTACCAGCTATCTGAGCAAGACTCCCTCCACTCCGCCAGTCCCTCTGGGGACAGCGCGGGCgaccccccttccttccaccaccTGAACACCCACTGCCCCTTCCTGGTGGAGGCCAAGCTGGCGGAGAGGAACCCCTTCTTGGTTTCCTCCATTGTATCAGCAAGCACTCCAGCTGAGTCTGCCTATGGCAATAGCTTGGCGAGCCTAGCCCTGGCTGGCCAGCCCCAGGACTGCCCCTCTGCTTTGGGAGAGGCCCAGTACACTGACCCAGATTGGCACCGGGCACCTTACCCGCGCACATGGAGCCAGCCGGCGTACCTGGCACCCCATCCAAGAACAAAGACCCCGTCTGCTTTTGAAACCTGCTCCAGCTCAGGAAGCAAG GAGTTTTACCAGAAGAAGGATCCTGGCTTTCCCCACACAGGAAAGGACCCGGCCCCTGTGCCCGACCGGGCGCAGCCTCAGCTGCTCAGCCAGTACAAGGTGGGGAAGGTGAAGCGAGATGCAGAGAGCGAGATGGAGGTGACCTACGTGGAGCCCCCGTGGAAGGGAGCTGAGCAGAGAGGGTGCATGGCACTGGCCCCTCCCAGAGACCAAACCCTTCCTAACAACCATGGCCAAATGGGTCAGCCACTGTTCTACCTAAAGCACAAGGTGGCAGAGAGCTTGTGGTCCAGCCAGCCCCTGGTTCTGGATTATCCTCTCAGCAAAGCACCGGCCAGGCCCTCCGAGTCCAAAGACGAAAGCCTCATGTACCAAAGTCTGAAGCCTGGCTCCCCTGCGGTGCTGCAGGAATCCTCTGGATCTCCACTCATGGacagagcccagccccctgccctttcCAAAGTAGAGCTCCCATCTGGGATGGATGTGCTTCCAGCTCATGCTCTCCCCTGCAAATGCTCCCCTTGGGACTGCCCCCCGAGATGCTGCAAGAGGTGCCAGGGGGCAGGCTGCGAGGCTGTCAACTCCTTTGGCACCAGAAATGAGATGCCCGGGCCATACCGAGAAATAGATGGAGCCTTGGGAGGACATGGCATCCAACGGGGCAAGGATTCCtccttgctgccctgccctcccagcaATCACCACACCAAGCTGAAGAAAACCTGGCTGACCAGGCACTCGGAACAGTTCAGATGCACTGCTAGCTGCCTCGGGGACAAAGGGGCTCCTGGTCAGATCAAAGAGGGTTTGCCTCTGAGGCTCAAAGCTTTAAAGAGGGAAGGCCAGGAGAGCGCTGAAGAAGCAGACCAATCTGGCAAACGGACAGCTAAGCGGCCTCACAGCCATGTCTCTGGGGAGGATCTCTGGAGCCCATGCGTCGGCAGGGGTAGCTATTCGGCAAAGCGGAGCTCAAAGGTAGCCGAGAACAAGGCGCTAAATCCCACGAGGAAGGATTGTGAGGCCCCGGAGCAGAGGAAGGTGCTCCCAGCAATGGGAAGGAAAGCAGATGCAGGAGATGGAG GGCTCCTGAGTTGCAACGGAGAGGACGCCGGAGAGCAGAAGGAGATGCGATACCTACAGAGCGTTCCATGTATGGCCCTCCCTGACTGCATTGAGAGGTGTTGTGCTTGTTCCTCCAAGGACGGGACGGGAGCCGTGCCCCGGGAGCAGGAGGAAGAACCCATGGAGACCTTCTGTAGGCTCCTGCATTTCCGAAG GCTGGTGTTCTGTGACAGCGGGGAGCTGAGCGTGGATGGATTCTCCACACTGGACGAAGCCGAGGGCGAGAGCTTATGCCTGAGGATCTccagcagggagagaagggcccaGGACATCAGCACCAGCCTCAGCCTAGCCAAGTATCTCCTCTCCGTCCTGGGGGACCAGTTCTGTGAGGCCATCAGGAGAGACAGAGAGGCCTGGCTGTGGGCACAAGGGGAAAACGAAA GGGTGACCGCCTGGCGGCGAGGGAAAGGCGCCCTGCAGGCCTGCGATGCCTGCCAGCATGGCCTCTTCAACGCTCACTGGAACTGCTCCAGCTGTGGGTTCCAGCTGTGCTCGGAGTGCTACCGGACCAAGAGAGAGCGAGCCAGCCCAG cccagACAGAGGAGTCTGTGCAGTCGGCCAAGTGTGTCCAAGGGCAGGGCCATGATGTTCTGTCCCTCATTCCTGCGCAGTTCATCCCCACCCACG TCCTGGCTGAGCTCTGGAAGCTGATGCACGAAGTGCAGGTGAAGTTTGACATCGAGTCGCGCTGCCCCTGCAGACTGAGCATCTTGAGCAAGAGCCTCACTGACAACACGGGGGGTGGGCAG AAGGAGGAGATGGGGAACATGACACCTTTGCTACAACCTGCCAGCAACGAAGAGACAGACGGCTCGAGGGTAATCAAGGAAG aaaaccCAGACTCCGTCCACCCGCCGAGCGAGCAGGGCCCCAAGGGCGCAGTGCAGACATCCACCCTCTGCGAGCTCCTGACCTCTACGGCCGTCAGGCTGTGCCTGGGGCAGAATGGCATCCGCATGGCCTTCGCGCCCGTCTCCCCGGCCTTGCCCAGC GACAACCGGATCACCAACATCCTGGACAGCATCATCGCCCAGGTGGTGGAGAGGAAGATCCAGGAGAAGCACTCAGAATGTGAGCAGcggagccccagcccccccgagccgcaggtcTCCCACTGCATCCTGGCCCCGGGGGGACTCCTGTGGCTTCACGATCCAAACCACTCCTGCAACTACAAGCTCTTCCAGGAGCACTGGaggcagggccag cctgtCTTGGTTTCAGGGCTGCAGAAGACACTGAAGAGAAACCTGTGGGAGCCCGAGTCGTTCTGCCACGAACAGcgggggcaggaggtgcaggcggTGAACCTGCGAAGCCAGCCGGGCTGGACAAGGGTCAGCAACAAGGACTTCTGGGATGGCTTTGCCTCCAGTGCCA AATGCCTGGAGACAGAGAACAGCGAGGGGAACCTGCTCAAGCTAGAGAGCGGCTTTGGGGACATGCCAATGTGCAG GGCTGAAAACCTCTATGCCAGTTTGCCACTGCTGGAGTACTGCGGGCATGATGGAAAGATGAACTTAGCCTCGTACCTGCCAG GTGTGGCCCCTGAGGACAGGACCATTGGGACCAAAAACCTGACAGTGGAGGCGACAGATTCCATCAGCGTCTTGGTGTACGTTGGGGCGTACCCGCTGGACGGGCACGGTGCCCAGAAAG AGATTCTCCGGAGGGTGGAAGAGGATGGAGTTGATGACGTCCTTAAGGAACGGCTCTGGAACACGAGGAACTGGGCAGGAGCCCTGTGGCACATCTTCCGAGCGGAGGATGCTGACTGCATCGAGGGGTTCTTACAGAAG GTGTGCAAAGCCCAAGGGCAGGACGGGGCGGCCCAGCTGGATCTGAACGGCCACAGGAGCTGCTACCTGGATGCGTCTCTGCGGAGGAGGCTGCGGGAGGAATGTGGTGTGAGCGGCTGGACCCTGCTCCAGTTCCTGGGGGATGCAGTGCTGGTGCCGACAGGGGCTCCACACCAG GTGCAGAGCCTCAGCAGTACCATCAGCGTCACGCAGAGATTCCTCTCGCCGGAGAACGCTGCCCGCTCGGCACGGCTCGCAGCTCAGACCACAGACCCTGCCGGCACGGCACAGAGACTTCGTGCACAG ATGGACAGCATGGTGTATGGTGCTgtgagggaggcagtggggacccTGCAGGGCTACACTTAA
- the HR gene encoding lysine-specific demethylase hairless isoform X1 — translation MAKCAWCLCLGLGTVGAAGKAVREGLGTVHLGGLSASHDGEQTMENDAKNGEAVPRWRRPQGGAQETQVLETVVGAIRRSGSVAPGIPSKSCRDGVDLSCVPGPDSALRPGEKASLWKRAERAKEFSPCLRWGRETLGGPETALDSLYHPAIEADFSKHMDARHQFPRRMQLKETPEFQLHSEPKNGEVNISWAEQNKDRPGPMWTEAMLASQLALYSHAYHNYPLPLSGLENQSPAATGKPYQLSEQDSLHSASPSGDSAGDPPSFHHLNTHCPFLVEAKLAERNPFLVSSIVSASTPAESAYGNSLASLALAGQPQDCPSALGEAQYTDPDWHRAPYPRTWSQPAYLAPHPRTKTPSAFETCSSSGSKEFYQKKDPGFPHTGKDPAPVPDRAQPQLLSQYKVGKVKRDAESEMEVTYVEPPWKGAEQRGCMALAPPRDQTLPNNHGQMGQPLFYLKHKVAESLWSSQPLVLDYPLSKAPARPSESKDESLMYQSLKPGSPAVLQESSGSPLMDRAQPPALSKVELPSGMDVLPAHALPCKCSPWDCPPRCCKRCQGAGCEAVNSFGTRNEMPGPYREIDGALGGHGIQRGKDSSLLPCPPSNHHTKLKKTWLTRHSEQFRCTASCLGDKGAPGQIKEGLPLRLKALKREGQESAEEADQSGKRTAKRPHSHVSGEDLWSPCVGRGSYSAKRSSKVAENKALNPTRKDCEAPEQRKVLPAMGRKADAGDGGLLSCNGEDAGEQKEMRYLQSVPCMALPDCIERCCACSSKDGTGAVPREQEEEPMETFCRLLHFRRLVFCDSGELSVDGFSTLDEAEGESLCLRISSRERRAQDISTSLSLAKYLLSVLGDQFCEAIRRDREAWLWAQGENERVTAWRRGKGALQACDACQHGLFNAHWNCSSCGFQLCSECYRTKRERASPAQTEESVQSAKCVQGQGHDVLSLIPAQFIPTHVLAELWKLMHEVQVKFDIESRCPCRLSILSKSLTDNTGGGQKEEMGNMTPLLQPASNEETDGSRVIKEENPDSVHPPSEQGPKGAVQTSTLCELLTSTAVRLCLGQNGIRMAFAPVSPALPSDNRITNILDSIIAQVVERKIQEKHSECEQRSPSPPEPQVSHCILAPGGLLWLHDPNHSCNYKLFQEHWRQGQPVLVSGLQKTLKRNLWEPESFCHEQRGQEVQAVNLRSQPGWTRVSNKDFWDGFASSAKCLETENSEGNLLKLESGFGDMPMCRAENLYASLPLLEYCGHDGKMNLASYLPGSQGRQWLSPQICAAYGVAPEDRTIGTKNLTVEATDSISVLVYVGAYPLDGHGAQKEILRRVEEDGVDDVLKERLWNTRNWAGALWHIFRAEDADCIEGFLQKVCKAQGQDGAAQLDLNGHRSCYLDASLRRRLREECGVSGWTLLQFLGDAVLVPTGAPHQVQSLSSTISVTQRFLSPENAARSARLAAQTTDPAGTAQRLRAQMDSMVYGAVREAVGTLQGYT, via the exons GGTACGGTGCACCTGGGAGGACTGTCAGCATCACATGACGGGGAACAAACCATGGAAAATGACGCCAAGAACGGGGAGGCTGTGCCGAGATGGAGGAGACCTCAGGGAGGAGCCCAAGAAACCCAGGTGCTAGAGACCGTGGTCGGGGCCATACGCAGGAGCGGAAGTGTGGCGCCGGGGATCCCTTCCAAGAGCTGTCGGGACGGGGTGGACCTGAGCTGCGTGCCTGGGCCCGACTCAGCGTTGCGCCCCGGGGAGAAGGCCTCTTTGTGGAAGCGCGCCGAGAGGGCGAAGGAGTTTTCTCCGTGTCTGAGATGGGGCCGAGAGACCCTCGGGGGGCCGGAGACAGCACTGGACTCTCTGTACCATCCTGCCATTGAAGCAGatttctccaagcacatggatgCCAGGCACCAGTTCCCCAGGAGGATGCAACTGAAGGAGACACCCGAGTTCCAGCTCCACTCCGAGCCCAAGAACGGGGAGGTAAATATCAGCTGGGCGGAGCAGAATAAAGACAGGCCTGGCCCTATGTGGACAGAGGCTATGCTGGCCAGCCAGCTGGCCCTGTACAGCCACGCTTACCACAACTACCCCCTGCCGTTATCTGGGCTGGAAAACCAAAGCCCGGCTGCCACTGGCAAACCTTACCAGCTATCTGAGCAAGACTCCCTCCACTCCGCCAGTCCCTCTGGGGACAGCGCGGGCgaccccccttccttccaccaccTGAACACCCACTGCCCCTTCCTGGTGGAGGCCAAGCTGGCGGAGAGGAACCCCTTCTTGGTTTCCTCCATTGTATCAGCAAGCACTCCAGCTGAGTCTGCCTATGGCAATAGCTTGGCGAGCCTAGCCCTGGCTGGCCAGCCCCAGGACTGCCCCTCTGCTTTGGGAGAGGCCCAGTACACTGACCCAGATTGGCACCGGGCACCTTACCCGCGCACATGGAGCCAGCCGGCGTACCTGGCACCCCATCCAAGAACAAAGACCCCGTCTGCTTTTGAAACCTGCTCCAGCTCAGGAAGCAAG GAGTTTTACCAGAAGAAGGATCCTGGCTTTCCCCACACAGGAAAGGACCCGGCCCCTGTGCCCGACCGGGCGCAGCCTCAGCTGCTCAGCCAGTACAAGGTGGGGAAGGTGAAGCGAGATGCAGAGAGCGAGATGGAGGTGACCTACGTGGAGCCCCCGTGGAAGGGAGCTGAGCAGAGAGGGTGCATGGCACTGGCCCCTCCCAGAGACCAAACCCTTCCTAACAACCATGGCCAAATGGGTCAGCCACTGTTCTACCTAAAGCACAAGGTGGCAGAGAGCTTGTGGTCCAGCCAGCCCCTGGTTCTGGATTATCCTCTCAGCAAAGCACCGGCCAGGCCCTCCGAGTCCAAAGACGAAAGCCTCATGTACCAAAGTCTGAAGCCTGGCTCCCCTGCGGTGCTGCAGGAATCCTCTGGATCTCCACTCATGGacagagcccagccccctgccctttcCAAAGTAGAGCTCCCATCTGGGATGGATGTGCTTCCAGCTCATGCTCTCCCCTGCAAATGCTCCCCTTGGGACTGCCCCCCGAGATGCTGCAAGAGGTGCCAGGGGGCAGGCTGCGAGGCTGTCAACTCCTTTGGCACCAGAAATGAGATGCCCGGGCCATACCGAGAAATAGATGGAGCCTTGGGAGGACATGGCATCCAACGGGGCAAGGATTCCtccttgctgccctgccctcccagcaATCACCACACCAAGCTGAAGAAAACCTGGCTGACCAGGCACTCGGAACAGTTCAGATGCACTGCTAGCTGCCTCGGGGACAAAGGGGCTCCTGGTCAGATCAAAGAGGGTTTGCCTCTGAGGCTCAAAGCTTTAAAGAGGGAAGGCCAGGAGAGCGCTGAAGAAGCAGACCAATCTGGCAAACGGACAGCTAAGCGGCCTCACAGCCATGTCTCTGGGGAGGATCTCTGGAGCCCATGCGTCGGCAGGGGTAGCTATTCGGCAAAGCGGAGCTCAAAGGTAGCCGAGAACAAGGCGCTAAATCCCACGAGGAAGGATTGTGAGGCCCCGGAGCAGAGGAAGGTGCTCCCAGCAATGGGAAGGAAAGCAGATGCAGGAGATGGAG GGCTCCTGAGTTGCAACGGAGAGGACGCCGGAGAGCAGAAGGAGATGCGATACCTACAGAGCGTTCCATGTATGGCCCTCCCTGACTGCATTGAGAGGTGTTGTGCTTGTTCCTCCAAGGACGGGACGGGAGCCGTGCCCCGGGAGCAGGAGGAAGAACCCATGGAGACCTTCTGTAGGCTCCTGCATTTCCGAAG GCTGGTGTTCTGTGACAGCGGGGAGCTGAGCGTGGATGGATTCTCCACACTGGACGAAGCCGAGGGCGAGAGCTTATGCCTGAGGATCTccagcagggagagaagggcccaGGACATCAGCACCAGCCTCAGCCTAGCCAAGTATCTCCTCTCCGTCCTGGGGGACCAGTTCTGTGAGGCCATCAGGAGAGACAGAGAGGCCTGGCTGTGGGCACAAGGGGAAAACGAAA GGGTGACCGCCTGGCGGCGAGGGAAAGGCGCCCTGCAGGCCTGCGATGCCTGCCAGCATGGCCTCTTCAACGCTCACTGGAACTGCTCCAGCTGTGGGTTCCAGCTGTGCTCGGAGTGCTACCGGACCAAGAGAGAGCGAGCCAGCCCAG cccagACAGAGGAGTCTGTGCAGTCGGCCAAGTGTGTCCAAGGGCAGGGCCATGATGTTCTGTCCCTCATTCCTGCGCAGTTCATCCCCACCCACG TCCTGGCTGAGCTCTGGAAGCTGATGCACGAAGTGCAGGTGAAGTTTGACATCGAGTCGCGCTGCCCCTGCAGACTGAGCATCTTGAGCAAGAGCCTCACTGACAACACGGGGGGTGGGCAG AAGGAGGAGATGGGGAACATGACACCTTTGCTACAACCTGCCAGCAACGAAGAGACAGACGGCTCGAGGGTAATCAAGGAAG aaaaccCAGACTCCGTCCACCCGCCGAGCGAGCAGGGCCCCAAGGGCGCAGTGCAGACATCCACCCTCTGCGAGCTCCTGACCTCTACGGCCGTCAGGCTGTGCCTGGGGCAGAATGGCATCCGCATGGCCTTCGCGCCCGTCTCCCCGGCCTTGCCCAGC GACAACCGGATCACCAACATCCTGGACAGCATCATCGCCCAGGTGGTGGAGAGGAAGATCCAGGAGAAGCACTCAGAATGTGAGCAGcggagccccagcccccccgagccgcaggtcTCCCACTGCATCCTGGCCCCGGGGGGACTCCTGTGGCTTCACGATCCAAACCACTCCTGCAACTACAAGCTCTTCCAGGAGCACTGGaggcagggccag cctgtCTTGGTTTCAGGGCTGCAGAAGACACTGAAGAGAAACCTGTGGGAGCCCGAGTCGTTCTGCCACGAACAGcgggggcaggaggtgcaggcggTGAACCTGCGAAGCCAGCCGGGCTGGACAAGGGTCAGCAACAAGGACTTCTGGGATGGCTTTGCCTCCAGTGCCA AATGCCTGGAGACAGAGAACAGCGAGGGGAACCTGCTCAAGCTAGAGAGCGGCTTTGGGGACATGCCAATGTGCAG GGCTGAAAACCTCTATGCCAGTTTGCCACTGCTGGAGTACTGCGGGCATGATGGAAAGATGAACTTAGCCTCGTACCTGCCAGGTAGCCAAGGCAGGCAGTGGCTGAGTCCCCAGATCTGTGCTGCCTATG GTGTGGCCCCTGAGGACAGGACCATTGGGACCAAAAACCTGACAGTGGAGGCGACAGATTCCATCAGCGTCTTGGTGTACGTTGGGGCGTACCCGCTGGACGGGCACGGTGCCCAGAAAG AGATTCTCCGGAGGGTGGAAGAGGATGGAGTTGATGACGTCCTTAAGGAACGGCTCTGGAACACGAGGAACTGGGCAGGAGCCCTGTGGCACATCTTCCGAGCGGAGGATGCTGACTGCATCGAGGGGTTCTTACAGAAG GTGTGCAAAGCCCAAGGGCAGGACGGGGCGGCCCAGCTGGATCTGAACGGCCACAGGAGCTGCTACCTGGATGCGTCTCTGCGGAGGAGGCTGCGGGAGGAATGTGGTGTGAGCGGCTGGACCCTGCTCCAGTTCCTGGGGGATGCAGTGCTGGTGCCGACAGGGGCTCCACACCAG GTGCAGAGCCTCAGCAGTACCATCAGCGTCACGCAGAGATTCCTCTCGCCGGAGAACGCTGCCCGCTCGGCACGGCTCGCAGCTCAGACCACAGACCCTGCCGGCACGGCACAGAGACTTCGTGCACAG ATGGACAGCATGGTGTATGGTGCTgtgagggaggcagtggggacccTGCAGGGCTACACTTAA